In the genome of Massilia sp. PAMC28688, one region contains:
- a CDS encoding pitrilysin family protein, which produces MSKSLARSLVCAIILVTATFGARAELRLADPLPVSPQVTVGKLPNGLTYYLRKNTRPQNKLELRLVVKAGSILEDDDQQGFAHFLEHMAFNGTSNFKKQELVSYLESIGVRFGADLNAYTSFDETVYILPIPTTRRSNVEQGFRVLRDWAGGITLNAADIDQERPVLLEELRLGKGARDRMDTELLPKMFNGSRYAQRLPIGQEAIIRKGSHEALRRFYRDWYRPDLMAVIVVGDIDTADAERLVKRHFSDLKNPAQPRKRFEAPIAPSEGTQALVITDKEAGGNQILIRYPVRPVKESDTVGGYREDLVQSLFTTMLNQRMLALSQRADAPFLDASSAVSRLTARYEAYTASASLGKGGARPAIDALVHEHARASKFGFTAAELERTKKNLLRRFERGYAERDKTDSAALVGEFVRNFLNQESIPGIENEYRYARELVPGITLEEMNRYARDTIPTDSPKLVVYMGTDNERSMVPTSAQLLAAFASAEKAEVKPRSERALAASLMPVPPKAGSIVAESFDKRLGVTTLSLSNGVKVMLKPTDFRNDQVIIGATRFGGQSLAADQDIINARYAASVAGVMGVGDFTPLDLSDMLAGKTATVSASLSNYTESVRGASGSADIEAMLQLLYLKMTTVRRDPLLFQTFVARQVEASRNTMAQPEAVFEDAQVSILYANHPRVPRVPRPEEFEKIDMERALAFYQERFGSARGMTFLMVGSFAVDSVKPLIATYLASLPTDPITRGYRDLGANPIKGVVKHEVRAGSEDKSVVSINFTGDAVYSEQEQMRMNAMLDVMNMRIVDVLREKLALIYGGGMNGAIGRIPTPHYRIGVNLPTSPASVDKVIAATFAEIERMKTQGPSAANLDKVKQNWLANHRNALRENGYWMSRLQSAVLLGTDPASMLSYEARVKALTVDDLKLAARRYFDMRNYVQVVLYPEKK; this is translated from the coding sequence ATGTCCAAGTCCCTAGCACGTTCCCTGGTCTGCGCGATCATCCTTGTCACGGCCACCTTCGGCGCACGCGCAGAATTGCGGCTGGCCGACCCGCTGCCGGTCTCGCCCCAGGTCACGGTCGGCAAGCTGCCCAATGGCCTGACCTACTACCTGCGCAAGAACACGCGGCCCCAGAACAAGCTCGAACTGCGCCTGGTGGTGAAAGCCGGATCGATCCTGGAAGACGACGACCAGCAGGGCTTTGCCCACTTCCTGGAGCACATGGCCTTTAACGGCACCAGCAATTTCAAGAAACAGGAACTGGTGTCCTATCTGGAGTCGATCGGGGTGCGCTTTGGCGCCGACCTCAATGCCTACACCAGCTTTGACGAAACAGTGTACATCCTGCCGATTCCCACCACCCGCCGCAGCAATGTGGAACAGGGCTTCCGGGTCCTGCGCGACTGGGCCGGCGGGATCACGCTGAACGCGGCCGACATTGACCAGGAACGGCCCGTACTGCTGGAAGAACTACGCCTTGGCAAAGGGGCGCGCGACCGCATGGACACAGAGCTGCTGCCGAAGATGTTCAACGGCTCGCGCTATGCGCAGCGCCTGCCGATTGGACAGGAAGCGATCATCCGCAAAGGTTCGCACGAGGCGCTGCGGCGCTTCTACCGCGACTGGTACCGGCCCGACCTGATGGCGGTGATCGTGGTTGGCGACATAGACACGGCCGATGCCGAGCGCCTGGTCAAGCGCCACTTCTCGGACCTGAAAAACCCGGCGCAGCCGCGCAAGCGCTTCGAAGCGCCGATTGCGCCATCCGAGGGGACCCAGGCCCTGGTCATCACCGACAAGGAAGCCGGCGGCAATCAGATCCTGATCCGCTATCCGGTGCGTCCGGTGAAGGAAAGCGATACCGTGGGCGGCTACCGCGAGGACCTGGTCCAGAGCCTGTTTACCACCATGCTCAATCAGCGCATGCTGGCGCTGTCGCAGCGCGCGGACGCGCCGTTTCTGGACGCGAGCAGTGCGGTGAGCCGTCTGACCGCGCGCTACGAGGCGTACACCGCCTCGGCAAGCCTTGGCAAGGGCGGCGCCCGCCCCGCCATCGACGCCCTGGTGCATGAGCATGCGCGCGCCAGCAAGTTTGGCTTCACCGCAGCAGAACTGGAGCGCACCAAGAAAAACCTGCTGCGCCGCTTCGAGCGCGGTTACGCGGAACGCGACAAGACCGATTCGGCAGCGCTGGTGGGCGAGTTTGTGCGCAACTTCCTCAATCAGGAAAGCATCCCCGGTATCGAGAACGAATACCGGTATGCGCGCGAGCTTGTTCCCGGCATCACGCTCGAGGAAATGAACCGCTATGCGCGCGACACCATCCCTACCGATTCGCCCAAGCTGGTGGTGTACATGGGAACGGACAATGAAAGGTCGATGGTGCCCACCAGCGCGCAATTGCTTGCCGCATTTGCCAGTGCTGAAAAGGCGGAAGTCAAGCCGCGCAGCGAACGCGCACTGGCCGCAAGCCTCATGCCGGTGCCGCCCAAGGCCGGCAGCATCGTCGCCGAGTCCTTCGACAAGCGCCTGGGCGTGACCACGCTGTCGCTGTCCAATGGCGTGAAGGTCATGCTCAAGCCCACCGACTTTCGCAACGACCAGGTAATCATCGGGGCGACCCGCTTTGGCGGCCAGTCGCTGGCGGCAGACCAGGACATCATCAATGCGCGCTACGCGGCCAGCGTGGCCGGCGTGATGGGCGTGGGTGACTTTACGCCGCTGGACCTGAGCGATATGTTGGCCGGCAAGACGGCCACGGTCAGCGCCTCGCTGTCGAACTACACCGAGTCGGTGCGCGGCGCCAGCGGCTCGGCAGATATCGAAGCAATGCTGCAGCTGCTGTACCTGAAGATGACGACCGTACGGCGCGACCCTTTGCTGTTCCAGACCTTCGTGGCGCGCCAGGTGGAAGCGAGCCGCAACACGATGGCGCAGCCGGAAGCGGTATTTGAAGACGCCCAGGTCAGCATCCTGTATGCCAATCATCCGCGGGTGCCGCGCGTGCCGCGGCCGGAGGAATTCGAAAAGATCGACATGGAGCGCGCCCTGGCCTTCTATCAGGAGCGCTTTGGCAGTGCGCGCGGCATGACCTTCCTGATGGTGGGCAGTTTTGCGGTCGACAGCGTCAAGCCACTGATTGCCACTTACCTCGCGAGCTTGCCCACCGACCCCATTACCCGTGGCTACCGCGACCTGGGGGCCAATCCCATCAAGGGCGTGGTCAAGCACGAGGTGCGGGCCGGCAGTGAAGACAAGAGCGTCGTGTCGATCAACTTCACCGGCGACGCGGTCTACTCGGAACAAGAGCAGATGCGCATGAACGCCATGCTCGATGTGATGAACATGCGGATTGTCGACGTGCTGCGCGAGAAGCTGGCGCTCATTTATGGTGGCGGGATGAATGGCGCCATCGGCCGCATCCCCACGCCGCACTACCGCATCGGCGTCAATCTTCCCACCAGTCCGGCCAGCGTGGACAAGGTCATCGCCGCGACCTTTGCCGAAATCGAGCGCATGAAGACGCAGGGGCCGTCAGCGGCCAACCTGGACAAGGTCAAGCAGAACTGGCTGGCCAACCACCGCAACGCCCTGCGCGAAAACGGCTACTGGATGAGCCGCCTGCAGTCGGCGGTGCTGCTCGGGACCGACCCGGCCAGCATGCTCAGTTATGAGGCGCGCGTCAAGGCGCTCACAGTCGATGACCTCAAGCTGGCGGCGCGGCGCTATTTTGACATGCGCAATTACGTGCAGGTCGTGCTGTACCCCGAGAAAAAGTAG
- a CDS encoding riboflavin synthase, with product MFTGIVAAVGRISSVTPLEGGLEAGVRLAIDAGALPLGDVALGDSIAINGACMTVVAKSGQAFTVDVSRESLNCTVGLDAPGEVNLEKALTLAERLGGHLVSGHVDGLGTVHRFAPVGESWELVIDAPADLAKFLAFKGSIVVNGVSLTVNRVEDLDTDAGKVCRFSINLIPYTISVTTLKHLQAGSKVNLEIDLIARYVERMLSRSAALA from the coding sequence ATGTTTACTGGAATCGTCGCCGCCGTCGGCAGAATCAGTTCGGTCACCCCGCTCGAAGGCGGCCTTGAGGCAGGCGTCAGGCTGGCCATCGATGCCGGCGCCCTGCCATTGGGTGACGTGGCCCTGGGCGACTCGATCGCCATCAATGGCGCCTGCATGACCGTGGTCGCCAAGAGCGGGCAGGCATTTACGGTCGACGTCTCGCGTGAAAGCCTCAACTGCACGGTGGGTTTGGACGCCCCGGGCGAAGTCAACCTGGAAAAGGCGCTGACCCTGGCCGAACGCCTGGGCGGCCACCTGGTATCGGGCCATGTGGATGGCCTGGGCACCGTCCATCGTTTCGCGCCGGTTGGCGAATCGTGGGAACTGGTCATTGACGCGCCGGCCGACCTGGCCAAATTCCTCGCCTTTAAAGGCTCCATTGTCGTCAACGGCGTGTCGCTGACGGTCAACCGGGTGGAGGATCTGGACACCGACGCCGGCAAGGTATGCCGCTTTTCGATTAACCTGATCCCTTACACCATCTCCGTCACCACGCTCAAGCACCTGCAGGCCGGCAGCAAGGTGAACCTGGAAATCGACCTGATTGCGCGCTACGTGGAACGCATGCTGTCGCGTTCGGCCGCGCTGGCATAA
- the ribD gene encoding bifunctional diaminohydroxyphosphoribosylaminopyrimidine deaminase/5-amino-6-(5-phosphoribosylamino)uracil reductase RibD → MQINNDSDGMQLALAWAAKGMYTTTPNPRVGCVIVRDGVVIGAGHTQPAGQAHAEIQALRDAGARGNDVRGATAYVTLEPCNHYGRTPPCSDALVRAGLGRVVAAMVDPNPLVAGQGLATLQAAGIAVSAGLMESEARELNIGFFSRMQRGVPWVRLKAAASLDGMTALHNGQSQWITGPAARDDGHAWRARACAILTGIGTVMADNPRLNVRAVATHRQPLRIIVDSRLEIAPSARVLEGAPALIVGAVGNPAREAVLRGAGHDVMLLPNEGSKVDLPALMRLLGQRGINELHVEAGTRLNGSLIREGCVDELLVYLAPCLVGDAQGMFSLPPLQDLERKIRLRFHEVVPVGEDLRVLARIIPSETPPEE, encoded by the coding sequence GTGCAGATAAACAATGACTCCGATGGCATGCAACTGGCCCTGGCCTGGGCTGCCAAAGGCATGTACACGACCACGCCCAATCCCCGGGTTGGCTGCGTGATCGTGCGCGACGGCGTGGTCATCGGCGCTGGCCATACCCAGCCCGCCGGCCAGGCGCACGCCGAGATCCAGGCCTTGCGCGACGCCGGGGCGCGCGGCAACGATGTGCGCGGTGCCACCGCCTACGTCACGCTGGAGCCGTGCAACCATTACGGGCGCACGCCACCTTGCTCCGACGCGCTGGTGCGCGCTGGCCTGGGCCGCGTTGTGGCAGCCATGGTCGACCCCAATCCCCTGGTGGCGGGCCAGGGCCTGGCAACCCTGCAGGCGGCCGGGATCGCCGTCAGCGCCGGCCTCATGGAGAGCGAAGCGCGCGAACTCAATATCGGATTTTTCTCGCGCATGCAGCGCGGCGTGCCGTGGGTGCGCCTGAAGGCAGCCGCCAGCCTGGACGGCATGACCGCCCTGCACAACGGCCAGAGCCAGTGGATCACCGGCCCCGCCGCCCGCGACGACGGCCACGCCTGGCGCGCTCGCGCCTGTGCCATCCTGACCGGTATCGGTACCGTCATGGCCGACAATCCGCGATTGAATGTGCGCGCCGTCGCCACGCATCGCCAGCCGCTGCGTATCATTGTCGACAGCCGCCTGGAGATTGCACCCTCGGCCCGTGTGCTGGAGGGTGCGCCGGCCCTGATCGTGGGCGCCGTTGGCAACCCGGCCAGGGAAGCGGTCCTGCGCGGCGCCGGCCACGACGTCATGTTGCTCCCCAATGAAGGCAGCAAGGTGGACTTACCGGCCTTGATGCGCCTGCTCGGCCAGCGCGGCATCAATGAACTGCATGTGGAAGCCGGCACCCGGCTCAATGGCTCACTGATCCGCGAAGGCTGCGTCGACGAGCTGCTGGTGTATCTCGCGCCCTGCCTGGTCGGTGACGCCCAGGGCATGTTTTCCCTGCCGCCGCTGCAAGACCTGGAGCGCAAGATCCGCCTGCGCTTTCACGAAGTCGTTCCCGTTGGCGAGGACCTGCGCGTCCTGGCCCGCATCATCCCATCCGAGACTCCACCTGAGGAATAA
- a CDS encoding GspH/FimT family pseudopilin: MRQRAPGWSLVELMAVLVLASVLAFLAAPGLGQMIRNYRLDAAVADLYGAVDLTRTQAIARGRRVMLVPLEPGGNNWASGWLVFVDTDGDRRPGPGEELIASHGPVAEGIVITARFTSNKLPHYLAYGPSGRSCTDTSSMAARWGTLSFHQQGEIRHIKINMLGRARVCRPDVEGAGCEG, encoded by the coding sequence ATGAGACAGCGTGCGCCCGGGTGGTCGCTGGTTGAGCTGATGGCTGTGCTGGTGCTGGCGAGCGTGCTGGCGTTCCTGGCCGCACCCGGGCTGGGCCAGATGATCCGCAACTATCGTCTTGACGCGGCTGTCGCTGACTTGTACGGCGCAGTCGACCTGACGCGCACCCAGGCCATTGCGCGCGGTCGCCGGGTAATGCTGGTGCCGCTTGAGCCGGGCGGCAACAACTGGGCCAGCGGCTGGCTGGTATTTGTCGACACCGATGGCGACCGGCGCCCTGGGCCGGGGGAGGAGCTGATCGCCAGCCACGGCCCGGTGGCCGAGGGCATCGTCATCACTGCCCGTTTCACCAGCAACAAGCTGCCACATTACCTGGCCTATGGGCCGAGCGGGCGTAGCTGCACTGACACCAGCAGCATGGCCGCACGCTGGGGTACCTTGTCGTTTCATCAGCAGGGGGAAATCCGCCACATCAAGATCAACATGCTGGGACGGGCGCGGGTGTGCCGCCCTGACGTGGAAGGAGCCGGCTGCGAAGGCTGA
- a CDS encoding type IV pilin protein — protein sequence MKPMQAFSLVELLVVMAIVAILAMLAYPSYTNYLVKARRAEAQMALLTLMQQQENFYTLHNTYVAFSAESGEGDARRFRWWSGDTPQASAYELSGQACLDQPLERCIELRAIPGTSRVNPRFRDPGCETLTLDSIGQRAATGPMARCWP from the coding sequence ATGAAACCGATGCAAGCATTTTCGCTGGTGGAGTTGCTGGTTGTGATGGCCATTGTCGCGATATTGGCCATGCTCGCCTACCCCAGCTATACGAACTATCTGGTCAAGGCGCGTCGTGCCGAGGCCCAGATGGCCCTGCTCACGCTCATGCAGCAGCAGGAAAATTTTTATACCCTTCACAACACGTACGTGGCCTTTTCGGCCGAGTCCGGTGAAGGGGACGCCCGGCGTTTTCGCTGGTGGTCCGGCGACACCCCCCAGGCCAGCGCCTACGAGCTGAGCGGACAAGCCTGCCTGGACCAGCCGCTTGAGCGCTGCATCGAACTGCGCGCGATACCCGGCACGAGTCGGGTGAACCCGCGCTTTCGCGACCCCGGCTGTGAAACGCTGACCCTGGACAGCATTGGCCAGCGCGCTGCCACCGGCCCCATGGCAAGGTGCTGGCCATGA
- a CDS encoding pilus assembly protein, whose protein sequence is MLSLLVSLLALAGAPALHIPYGQPGRSEVGPGPSALWQGRANAWFVIHTLSDLAKGTGTLQRARFDANREWGGPPQWDAGQLLVATPPNKRRIFTHDPSMASGSLAAPFEWPYMPPVLRSLLDADGQGEARTSYLRGVRERELGQPHGLFRPRAGVLGDIVRSVPLIVGAPATGASEAQRQFARSHAGREMAVYVGANDGMFHAFSATSGEELFAYIPGALHRKLPSLSDPAYQRRPWVDGSASQRDLEVAGRWRTVLASGMGTGARGLFLLDVTEPARFGQDGGVLAEFTEHDDTAVGHLHAPPLLAQLGLTGQGEPDERWSRRPVAIFSSGINPAAQGPGALFVLALDKAPATPWQLESNYLRIDTGGEGNMLSPAALVLGAGGHAVHAYAGDLDGKLWHFDLGRKKSRLVFTARDAEGNAQPIAHAPHVVHAPGGGYVVIVGTGKLLEDTDLLRASFSTQSLYAIVDTPSDEADPVSSRALLAERILSGSSSYDIVGEELDYYEARRKRGWYFDLPGSRSEGERAAASPVSADGALVFQTVLPGSPTPEKGRLYLVGTLTGKTVEPVATAKRPSRTGERIRGTPLQSLILITGGGDAGARSPTGLITAVRKVTLFRPEPGGPGPPLEIEVRHAAGRLGWREISNWQDLREAALKQGG, encoded by the coding sequence ATGCTTTCTCTGCTGGTCTCGCTGCTGGCGCTGGCTGGCGCGCCTGCCTTGCACATCCCGTATGGGCAGCCGGGACGCAGCGAGGTGGGGCCGGGACCATCGGCGCTGTGGCAGGGCAGGGCCAATGCCTGGTTTGTCATCCACACCCTGTCGGACCTTGCGAAAGGCACGGGAACGCTGCAGCGCGCCAGGTTTGATGCCAACCGGGAGTGGGGCGGGCCGCCACAATGGGACGCAGGACAGCTGCTTGTCGCCACACCCCCGAACAAGCGGCGCATCTTCACGCATGACCCATCAATGGCATCGGGCTCCTTGGCGGCGCCGTTTGAATGGCCGTATATGCCGCCCGTCCTGCGCAGCCTGCTTGATGCGGACGGACAGGGCGAGGCGCGCACCAGCTATCTGCGCGGCGTGCGGGAGCGTGAGCTGGGCCAGCCCCATGGGCTGTTTCGCCCGCGCGCCGGTGTACTGGGCGACATCGTGCGCAGCGTGCCGCTCATCGTGGGCGCGCCTGCAACAGGCGCGTCGGAGGCGCAGCGCCAGTTTGCCCGCAGCCATGCCGGGCGTGAGATGGCCGTGTACGTGGGGGCCAACGACGGCATGTTCCATGCCTTCTCCGCCACCAGCGGTGAAGAGCTTTTCGCCTATATTCCCGGCGCCTTGCACCGTAAGCTGCCTTCCCTGAGCGACCCTGCCTACCAGCGGCGCCCGTGGGTCGACGGCAGCGCAAGTCAGCGCGACCTGGAGGTGGCAGGGCGCTGGCGCACCGTGCTCGCTTCTGGCATGGGCACGGGCGCGCGCGGGCTGTTCCTGCTCGATGTTACAGAACCGGCCCGTTTCGGGCAGGACGGCGGGGTGCTCGCCGAGTTCACGGAGCATGATGATACGGCTGTAGGCCATCTCCACGCACCACCCTTGCTGGCGCAGCTGGGACTGACCGGGCAGGGCGAGCCGGACGAGCGCTGGAGCCGGCGCCCTGTCGCAATTTTTTCCAGCGGCATCAATCCGGCAGCGCAGGGGCCCGGCGCGCTGTTCGTGCTCGCGCTGGACAAGGCACCAGCCACGCCCTGGCAGCTGGAGAGCAACTATTTGCGCATCGATACCGGGGGCGAGGGCAACATGCTGTCGCCTGCCGCACTGGTGCTGGGGGCCGGCGGTCACGCGGTGCATGCCTATGCCGGCGACCTCGACGGCAAGCTCTGGCATTTCGACCTGGGCAGGAAAAAGAGCCGCCTGGTGTTTACGGCGCGCGATGCCGAGGGCAATGCCCAGCCAATTGCCCACGCACCGCACGTGGTTCACGCGCCAGGGGGCGGCTATGTGGTCATTGTTGGTACCGGCAAGCTGCTGGAAGACACAGACCTGCTGCGGGCATCGTTTTCCACCCAGTCGCTGTACGCCATTGTGGACACTCCCTCAGATGAGGCGGATCCGGTCAGTTCGCGCGCCTTGCTGGCCGAGCGGATTTTGTCGGGGTCGTCCAGCTACGACATCGTTGGCGAGGAGCTGGACTATTACGAAGCGCGGCGCAAGCGGGGCTGGTATTTCGACCTTCCCGGTTCGCGCAGCGAGGGCGAACGCGCGGCGGCCAGTCCGGTGTCGGCAGATGGCGCCCTGGTTTTTCAGACGGTGCTGCCCGGTTCGCCCACACCCGAAAAAGGCCGGCTGTATCTCGTGGGCACCCTGACCGGCAAAACGGTCGAGCCGGTGGCGACCGCCAAACGCCCTTCCCGCACGGGCGAGCGCATCAGGGGCACGCCCCTGCAATCCCTGATCCTGATCACCGGTGGCGGTGATGCGGGGGCGCGCAGTCCGACCGGCCTGATCACGGCCGTGCGCAAGGTGACCTTGTTCCGCCCTGAACCGGGCGGCCCGGGGCCGCCGCTGGAGATCGAAGTGCGCCACGCAGCCGGACGGCTGGGCTGGCGTGAAATCAGCAACTGGCAAGACCTGAGGGAGGCAGCACTGAAACAGGGCGGCTAG
- a CDS encoding PilX N-terminal domain-containing pilus assembly protein, with protein MLTTSMGRAGAVRRHQQGVALLVILCVVLVLLILGATGTRAALYAEKAARGERDHGIALHAAEAALTDAERDIEGGSNPASLRAAMFDPGVADVFPEGCGAGAGNPALGLCKRVLSPRIPAWLLVPLADPSAEIAAVDYGTFTGSHMPVGRASLPVRLPRYIIEPLPFARAGSSASVAPASLFRITAIGFGVRHGTHVVLQSFYLKAHASGEEA; from the coding sequence ATGCTGACCACTTCCATGGGCCGGGCGGGCGCCGTGCGCCGTCACCAGCAGGGCGTGGCCTTGCTGGTCATTTTGTGCGTGGTACTGGTGCTGCTGATCCTGGGCGCGACCGGGACCCGCGCGGCACTGTACGCGGAAAAGGCGGCGCGCGGCGAGCGCGATCACGGCATTGCGCTGCACGCGGCCGAGGCGGCGCTGACAGACGCCGAGCGCGATATCGAAGGCGGGTCCAATCCAGCCTCGCTGCGTGCGGCCATGTTCGACCCTGGCGTGGCCGACGTGTTCCCGGAAGGCTGCGGCGCAGGCGCGGGCAACCCCGCCCTGGGCCTGTGCAAGCGCGTGCTGTCGCCGCGCATTCCGGCGTGGCTGCTGGTGCCGCTGGCCGACCCGTCAGCGGAAATTGCAGCAGTGGACTACGGCACATTTACGGGCTCGCACATGCCCGTGGGCCGGGCTTCGCTGCCCGTGCGGCTGCCGCGCTACATCATTGAACCCTTGCCCTTCGCCCGCGCCGGCAGCAGCGCCAGCGTGGCGCCGGCGAGCTTGTTTCGCATCACCGCCATCGGCTTCGGTGTGCGCCACGGCACCCACGTGGTGCTGCAATCGTTCTATCTCAAGGCGCATGCGAGCGGAGAAGAAGCATGA
- a CDS encoding PilW family protein: MNRGRQRGLGLAELLVAMAIGALVTLLSFTLLLAARSGQLRLAEAAHVDDAGRFALSAIERAVRQGGLAHWERAGDASLARAPAAVGLDAASLSSGTVALSSPLPATVNGSDVLALRFAGSQDGSVVNCAGFTVPATREGWSIFYVGRSARGIAELRCKYQGAGNWSADALVAGVDSFQVLYGLDTDAVPDGVPNRYVNATDIHGRDAALALDGANDTERQRDRLRKTHWKRVVTVKVALMLHGERASGAAGPSLYELFGAAYSQFAGGSDQGTRLLRTDLAPSLRQRERRVFRSTILLRNHMGGW, from the coding sequence ATGAACCGGGGGCGGCAGCGCGGGCTGGGGCTGGCGGAGCTGCTCGTCGCCATGGCCATCGGGGCCCTGGTCACGCTGCTCTCGTTTACGCTCCTGCTGGCGGCCAGGTCGGGCCAGCTCAGGCTGGCCGAGGCTGCCCACGTGGACGATGCAGGCCGCTTCGCGCTGTCGGCCATCGAGCGCGCAGTGCGGCAAGGCGGCCTGGCGCACTGGGAGCGGGCGGGGGACGCCTCGCTGGCGCGGGCGCCGGCAGCGGTGGGGCTCGATGCGGCGTCACTTTCGTCCGGCACTGTCGCACTGTCCAGTCCGCTGCCGGCGACCGTCAATGGCAGCGATGTGCTGGCGCTGCGCTTTGCCGGGTCGCAGGACGGCAGCGTGGTCAATTGCGCCGGCTTTACCGTGCCTGCAACGCGCGAGGGCTGGAGCATCTTTTACGTGGGCCGCAGCGCGCGGGGCATTGCAGAATTGCGCTGCAAGTATCAGGGCGCCGGCAACTGGAGCGCCGATGCACTGGTGGCCGGGGTCGATTCATTCCAGGTCCTGTACGGGCTCGATACCGATGCGGTGCCGGACGGCGTGCCCAACCGCTACGTCAATGCCACGGATATTCACGGCCGCGACGCAGCGCTGGCGCTTGACGGGGCCAATGACACGGAACGCCAGCGCGACCGCCTGCGCAAAACGCACTGGAAGCGTGTTGTCACGGTCAAAGTGGCCTTGATGCTGCACGGTGAACGGGCAAGCGGCGCTGCCGGGCCGTCGCTTTACGAACTGTTTGGCGCGGCCTACAGCCAGTTTGCGGGAGGGAGCGACCAGGGCACGCGGCTGCTGCGCACCGACCTGGCGCCATCGCTGCGCCAGCGCGAGCGGCGCGTGTTCCGCTCCACCATCCTGCTCAGGAATCATATGGGGGGATGGTAA
- the pilV gene encoding type IV pilus modification protein PilV, which produces MIPCRASGFTLIEVLVAALVLAIGIAGVIAAHLGAQRTRHGTALMSGAVQLAAGTAERIAANGRFRDQYAGFDYDSTRDGPPAPSAQACFGTPCSGGQLAAADLAELRQALHAGFPGGRIVICRDAAVAQAGARLAWQCGGGSGAPLAIKIGWIERGAGVDTLPALVLLADGGAP; this is translated from the coding sequence GTGATTCCTTGTCGTGCCAGCGGTTTTACGCTCATCGAGGTGCTGGTCGCCGCACTTGTGCTGGCCATCGGCATTGCCGGCGTGATCGCGGCCCACCTCGGCGCCCAGCGCACGCGCCATGGCACGGCCCTCATGTCCGGCGCCGTGCAGCTCGCTGCCGGCACGGCCGAACGCATCGCTGCCAATGGCCGTTTTCGCGATCAGTACGCGGGCTTCGATTACGACAGCACGCGCGACGGCCCGCCCGCGCCGTCAGCGCAGGCATGCTTCGGCACACCTTGCAGCGGCGGGCAACTGGCCGCAGCCGACCTGGCCGAGCTGCGCCAGGCGCTGCATGCGGGCTTTCCGGGCGGGCGTATCGTGATCTGCCGCGATGCGGCCGTGGCCCAGGCAGGCGCGCGGCTGGCGTGGCAATGCGGCGGGGGCTCGGGGGCGCCGCTCGCCATCAAGATCGGCTGGATTGAACGCGGCGCCGGCGTTGACACCCTGCCCGCGCTGGTGCTGCTGGCAGACGGAGGCGCGCCATGA
- the nrdR gene encoding transcriptional regulator NrdR, with translation MKCPFCQHEDTQVLDTRVSEEGDSIRRRRRCGKCDKRFTTKERIELSMPIIVKKNGSRTEYASAKLRGSLMLALRKRPVSAEAIDLAVASIEEKLLTSGQREVESGYVGELVMGELKGLDKIAYIRFASVYKNFEDLAEFQDAIAEVGQERKPRK, from the coding sequence ATGAAATGTCCTTTCTGTCAGCATGAAGACACACAGGTCCTCGATACCCGGGTATCGGAGGAGGGCGATTCCATCCGGCGCCGGCGCCGCTGCGGCAAGTGCGACAAGCGCTTTACCACCAAGGAACGGATCGAACTGTCGATGCCGATCATCGTCAAGAAGAATGGCAGCCGCACCGAGTATGCCTCGGCCAAGCTGCGCGGCAGCCTGATGCTGGCGCTGCGCAAGCGGCCCGTGTCGGCCGAAGCAATCGACCTGGCCGTGGCCTCGATCGAGGAAAAGCTGCTCACCAGCGGCCAGCGCGAAGTCGAATCCGGGTATGTGGGCGAACTGGTCATGGGCGAACTCAAGGGCCTCGACAAGATCGCCTACATCCGATTTGCGTCCGTGTACAAGAATTTTGAAGACCTGGCCGAGTTCCAGGATGCCATTGCCGAGGTCGGGCAAGAGCGCAAACCCCGCAAGTAA